A single window of Eucalyptus grandis isolate ANBG69807.140 chromosome 1, ASM1654582v1, whole genome shotgun sequence DNA harbors:
- the LOC120287840 gene encoding glutathione transferase GST 23-like: MAKLKIIVSATSFFCTRIEWALKLKGLEYELTVEDWFKGKTELLLKSNPVHKKVPVLLDDGVVIAESKVILEYIDEKWKGGDFYPLLPQDPYERAQARFWAQFADDKCLSGAFQACLAEDGEEKEKAVETTLESFTYLEKQIEGKKCFAGDKMGYLDLVAGWIPHWLSVMEETGGIKIFDAERFPSLHEWAQNFIEIPLIRECLPPRDVLVNHYIRRLSSVRSLKLNKP, encoded by the exons ATGGCTAAGTTAAAGATCATTGTCTCTGCGACGAGCTTCTTCTGCACAAGAATCGAGTGGGCTCTAAAACTGAAGGGCCTCGAGTACGAGCTCACTGTTGAAGACTGGTTCAAGGGGAAGACCGAATTGCTTTTGAAGTCGAACCCGGTGCACAAGAAGGTCCCGGTGCTGTTGGACGATGGGGTCGTGATTGCAGAGTCCAAAGTGATTCTGGAGTACATCGATGAGAAGTGGAAGGGAGGTGATTTTTATCCGTTGTTGCCTCAAGACCCTTATGAGAGAGCTCAAGCTCGTTTCTGGGCTCAGTTTGCTGATGACAAG TGTCTCTCCGGTGCTTTTCAAGCTTGTCTGGCCGAAGATGGggaggaaaaggagaaagcGGTGGAGACTACATTAGAGTCTTTCACTTATCTTGAGAAGCAGATTGAAGGCAAGAAGTGTTTTGCGGGAGACAAGATGGGCTATTTGGATCTTGTGGCTGGTTGGATCCCGCATTGGCTCAGCGTCATGGAAGAAACAGGGGGCATCAAGATATTTGATGCCGAGAGGTTCCCATCCCTTCATGAGTGGGCACAAAACTTCATCGAAATTCCGCTGATTAGGGAATGTCTTCCACCTAGAGATGTGCTGGTTAACCATTATATTCGTCGCCTGAGCTCCGTGCGTTCCTTAAAACTGAACAAGCCATAG